Proteins encoded within one genomic window of Limanda limanda unplaced genomic scaffold, fLimLim1.1 SCAFFOLD_31, whole genome shotgun sequence:
- the LOC132997337 gene encoding putative nuclease HARBI1, protein MACPFIEEPVDVEAQILRRHLHRERIIRPRLDVLSFPDEYLFERFRFSASSIIYINDILSPHIAHMTHRGHALSSEQILCIALRFFANGSFLYNVGDAEHVSKATVCRAVRNVTLALKRLLCTFVVFPSQRPTRLLKEEFHRIAGFPGVIGCIDGTHIPIIAPSINEGDYVNRKSVHSINVQIICDGAHMINNVDAKWPGSVHDSRMFHESTLSARFAGVEFDGYLLGDRGYPCQRYLLTPYPDPEPGPQRHYNLAHCRTRARVEMTIGILKARFQCLRRLRVTPERACDIIVACVVLHNIATIRGEQCPTLSPCDPGINHTPPADTRDGRAVRDMICVNHF, encoded by the exons ATGGCGTGTCCTTTTATTGAAGAGCCAGTTGATGTCGAGGCGCAGATACTCCGCAGACATCTCCACCGGGAGAGGATTATTAGACCCCGATTGGATGTTTTATCATTCCCTGATGAGTATCTGTTTGAGCGTTTCCGTTTCTCTGCATCatctataatttatataaacgATATTCTCAGCCCTCACATCGCTCACATGACGCATCGTGGACATGCTCTCAGTTCCGAGCAAATTCTTTGTATTGCACTTCGTTTTTTTGCCAACGGCAGTTTTTTGTATAACGTCGGTGATGCAGAGCATGTGTCCAAGGCAACTGTCTGTCGGGCTGTCCGAAATGTGACACTTGCACTGAAACGGCTACTATGCACGTTTGTAGTGTTCCCAAGTCAAAGACCCACCAGACTTCTCAAAGAAGAGTTCCACAGAATTGCAG gGTTTCCAGGTGTGATTGGCTGCATAGATGGCACTCACATTCCTATCATTGCTCCTTCAATAAATGAAGGAGATTATGTGAATAGGAAATCTGTCCACAGCATTAATGTGCAG ATCATATGTGATGGAGCCCACATGATTAACAATGTGGATGCGAAGTGGCCTGGGTCTGTGCATGACTCACGAATGTTTCATGAGTCGACACTGAGTGCCCGATTTGCCGGTG TAGAGTTCGATGGTTACCTACTCGGAGACAGAGGGTACCCCTGCCAGCGCTATCTGCTGACCCCTTACCCTGACCCTGAGCCTGGCCCACAGCGACACTACAACTTGGCTCACTGCAGGACACGAGCCAGAGTGGAGATGACCATCGGGATACTCAAGGCCCGGTTCCAGTGCCTTCGTAGGCTCAGGGTCACCCCAGAGAGAGCTTGTGACATTATAGTGGCATGTGTGGTTCTCCACAACATTGCCACTATTAGAGGAGAACAATGTCCTACTCTTTCCCCCTGTGATCCAGGTATTAATCATACCCCCCCTGCTGATACACGAGATGGAAGAGCTGTTAGAGACATGATATGTGTCAATCATTTCTAA
- the LOC132997336 gene encoding uncharacterized protein LOC132997336, with protein MLIKARLGDVQKFVRITEPDLKEFLIAETVSMVPSPELSTSLESSDSHDTIILSESPKQQRLDTEAKNLVESTLTKKPGGERIMNEYNRSKSLTDETRRKMVNILAADMTEKNGISPPRQVKEMYARGIVNLFPYLSDPFSRTGYHYLKEHLGKMGLEDQLPDESPSVFQRLCNPTGTKRTWQQLKMKYKNVVQTANRKKAEARKTGGGPPPPPLTEAEKMALSQNSGRPIAEGISGGSSSDPPTPQVTGAYIRVTDGVICLVEPSAITDLHAVEDDEETLSAATEREDAERPAESHAGNYNGEEGPSTSTAQLTSLPVKQLYKVYLESQINKSHLEMEHIRLQITKTEKEIQLLDHQLKEIKKTS; from the exons ATGTTGATTAAAGCCAGGCTTGGTGATGTCCAAAAATTTGTTAGAATAACGGAGCCAGATCTCAAAGAGTTCTTGATTGCAG AAACTGTCTCCATGGTACCATCTCCTGAGCTGTCTACATCCCTTGAATCGTCTGATTCTCACGACACAATCATCCTCTCAGAAAGTCCTAAACAGCAGAGGCTGGACACAGAAGCCAAGAAC TTGGTGGAATCCACTCTTACCAAGAAACCTGGTGGGGAACGCATAATGAATGAGTATAATCGAAGCAAGTCCCTGACAGATGAAACCAGGAGGAAAATGGTGAACATACTGGCAGCTGACATGACGGAGAAGAATGG TATATCACCACCGAGACAGGtgaaagaaatgtatgccaGGGGCATTGTGAACTTATTCCCCTACCTCAGTGATCCATTCTCCAGGACCGGTTAT CATTATCTGAAGGAACATCTTGGGAAGATGGGCCTGGAGGACCAGCTGCCAGACGAGAGCCCCAGTGTGTTCCAGAGACT GTGCAACCCAACAGGCACCAAACGGACTTGGCAGCAGctaaagatgaaatataaaaatgtagttCAAACAG CCAACAGAAAAAAGGCTGAGGCCCGCAAAACAGGTGgcggtccaccaccaccacctctcacagaggctgaaaagatggCCCTCAGTCAGAACAGTGGACGACCCATTGCTGAGGGCATCTCTGGGGGGAGTTCATCGGACCCACCCACGCCCCAGGTCACAGGGGCCTACATAAGAG TTACTGATGGTGTAATCTGTCTCGTTGAGCCTTCTGCCATAACAGACCTCCATGCTGTT gaggatgatgaagaaaccttatcagctgccacagagagggaagatgcAGAGAGGCCTGCTGAA AGCCATGCTGGAAATTACAATGGGGAAGAAGGTCCATCAACCTCCACAGCACAGCTTACCTCA CTCCCTGTGAAACAACTTTACAAGGTATATTTAGaatctcaaataaacaaatcacaccTAGAAATGGAGCACATAAGGCTGCAGATcaccaaaacagaaaaggaaatacaacTGCTGGACCATCAGTTAAAG GAAATAAAGAAGACCTCATAA